In the genome of Notamacropus eugenii isolate mMacEug1 chromosome 5, mMacEug1.pri_v2, whole genome shotgun sequence, one region contains:
- the LOC140505981 gene encoding uncharacterized protein codes for MYQLHHPISPSPLNRQRGGRTGSCLEVTSPRPREAPADPCPVQRTASTTRQPACPMARVAATPAPKTQSFQAPKRTWGQYQCTQTSSRRWIAQTLPLASASSITRTGVNRFYLVSSIAPHFLFPGYFQSFASCRLGHGGPDRIAPHLLLSSKGHQSRELPIPHMPGRTKEPAPAPVTFKGTGGGWGVPERNELHNQKRYVPYTVMSGGPAKRAGV; via the coding sequence ATGTATCAGCTGCACCATCCCATATCCCCTTCGCCCCTAAATCGACAAAGGGGAGGCAGAACTGGAAGTTGTCTGGAAGTCACTTCTCCAAGACCCCGAGAAGCCCCGGCGGATCCTTGTCCAGTCCAGCGCACAGCCAGCACCACCCGCCAGCCCGCCTGCCCGATGGCCCGAGTAGCCGCAACCCCAGCTCCCAAGACCCAAAGTTTCCAGGCTCCCAAGAGGACTTGGGGCCAATACCAGTGCACACAGACCAGTTCTAGGCGGTGGATCGCACAGACGCTCCCCCTCGCTTCGGCCTCAAGCATTACCAGAACAGGCGTCAACAGGTTTTATTTAGTCTCGTCTATTGCTccacattttctctttcctggcTATTTTCAATCCTTTGCATCCTGCCGCCTCGGGCACGGGGGACCGGACCGCATAGCACCgcaccttctcctttcttctaaaGGGCATCAGTCCCGGGAGCTGCCCATTCCCCACATGCCCGGGCGGACCAAGGAGCCGGCTCCTGCTCCTGTCACTTTCAAAGGAACTGGTGGGGGCTGGGGGGTCCCCGAGAGAAATGAGCTGCACAACCAGAAGAGATACGTACCTTACACAGTGATGTCCGGTGGTCCCGCCAAACGCGCGGGGGTCTAG